From Alteromonas sp. RKMC-009, one genomic window encodes:
- a CDS encoding MFS transporter, whose product MLFLILAILIPESPRWLTQKARFTEAREVLAKIGSSSYTSKVLTELKANLSVRHGSGFGDLLSLKPVLIIGIVLAAFQQWCGINVVFNYAQEIFTSAGFDIDDTLKSIVATGSVNLIFTLLALPLVDRLGRRKLMLFGSIGLTIIYALIALAYQTGTLGLPVLLLVLCAIAIYAMTLAPVTWVLLAELFPNRVRGVAMAIGTFTLWFASFVLTYTFPLINHTFEAQGSFLIYGIICLLGFIFIWRKVPETKQLSLEEIELKLNITAPVEPKSLQQSANEKQG is encoded by the coding sequence ATGTTATTTTTAATTCTGGCCATTTTAATCCCTGAATCACCACGCTGGCTAACGCAAAAAGCTCGCTTTACTGAAGCGCGAGAAGTGTTGGCTAAAATTGGTAGTAGCAGCTACACAAGTAAGGTTCTAACCGAACTAAAGGCTAATTTGTCAGTAAGGCATGGCAGTGGATTTGGGGATTTGCTATCACTTAAACCCGTGTTAATCATTGGTATAGTACTGGCTGCATTTCAGCAATGGTGTGGCATCAACGTAGTATTTAATTACGCGCAGGAAATTTTTACCAGCGCAGGATTTGATATTGACGATACACTAAAATCCATTGTAGCAACCGGCTCTGTGAACTTAATTTTTACTTTACTCGCTTTACCTTTAGTTGACCGTCTAGGGCGACGTAAACTCATGTTATTCGGTTCAATTGGTTTGACGATTATTTATGCCTTGATTGCACTGGCTTATCAAACAGGCACTTTAGGTTTGCCTGTTCTGCTGCTGGTACTGTGTGCAATTGCAATATATGCGATGACATTGGCACCTGTTACCTGGGTATTACTAGCTGAGCTTTTTCCTAATCGGGTTCGTGGCGTAGCTATGGCTATCGGTACTTTTACTCTTTGGTTTGCTTCGTTTGTTTTAACTTACACTTTTCCATTGATTAATCATACTTTTGAAGCACAAGGGAGCTTTTTGATTTATGGCATTATTTGTTTACTCGGGTTTATCTTCATTTGGCGAAAAGTACCGGAAACCAAACAGCTGTCGCTTGAAGAAATTGAGTTGAAACTGAATATTACTGCTCCGGTTGAGCCAAAATCACTACAGCAGAGTGCAAATGAGAAACAAGGCTAG
- a CDS encoding AzlD domain-containing protein — protein MSQEMWLTLVSIAVGTYLIRLLPYLWMRKKLAKHANDETTPDMPDWLTVSGPAMIAAMLGSSLVPVHLTIPSWTATVAGLLATLLVWSKTRSMGLPTLTGVVVFGAVKVVLG, from the coding sequence ATGAGTCAGGAAATGTGGCTGACCCTGGTAAGTATTGCCGTTGGCACTTATTTAATCAGACTGCTTCCTTATTTGTGGATGCGCAAAAAACTCGCTAAGCATGCAAATGATGAAACAACACCCGATATGCCAGACTGGCTCACCGTATCCGGCCCGGCAATGATAGCCGCCATGCTCGGCAGCTCGCTGGTACCGGTACACCTCACCATCCCCTCCTGGACAGCAACGGTAGCAGGCCTGCTGGCAACACTGCTTGTATGGTCGAAAACCCGCTCGATGGGATTACCCACTCTCACCGGCGTGGTGGTGTTCGGGGCCGTGAAGGTGGTTTTGGGGTGA
- a CDS encoding AzlC family ABC transporter permease, giving the protein MNTLTITPDFSPWRQGLKDALPLFGGYIPVAISFGLISIQAGFSVFETILISTFIYAGASQFLFVAMVASGAPLPLVVLMTLLINARHMVYAPNIARYMDSNKRWFPLMHGLTDQVFALALVRLPQLPKAHRMAWYTSLGLLAWFSWIGGTALGAVAGDTLTQRWPLVNEALPFALPALFAVLVAPRCNSMLWTTTLVTAAALSMLCKIAGYPNAAIPLAALAGAIVFYAIKAMQPGDSQK; this is encoded by the coding sequence ATGAATACGCTTACAATCACGCCGGACTTTTCGCCATGGCGTCAGGGACTGAAGGATGCCCTTCCCTTGTTCGGGGGTTATATTCCCGTAGCCATCTCCTTTGGCTTAATTTCAATACAAGCTGGTTTCAGCGTATTTGAAACCATTCTGATCTCAACATTCATCTATGCCGGTGCTTCACAATTTTTATTTGTAGCAATGGTGGCATCCGGTGCCCCCCTTCCACTTGTTGTACTGATGACACTACTGATTAACGCCCGCCATATGGTCTATGCACCGAATATTGCCAGGTACATGGATTCAAATAAACGCTGGTTTCCTCTGATGCATGGTCTTACCGACCAGGTATTTGCACTGGCACTGGTGCGCTTGCCACAACTGCCCAAAGCACACCGGATGGCATGGTATACAAGTTTAGGCTTGCTGGCATGGTTCAGCTGGATTGGCGGTACAGCACTTGGCGCAGTAGCCGGCGATACACTTACCCAACGCTGGCCACTCGTCAATGAAGCCCTGCCGTTCGCCCTGCCCGCCCTGTTTGCGGTATTGGTTGCCCCCCGCTGCAACAGCATGTTGTGGACCACCACTCTGGTCACCGCTGCGGCGCTGTCTATGCTGTGCAAAATAGCAGGTTACCCGAATGCAGCCATTCCCCTTGCCGCCTTAGCCGGCGCCATCGTGTTTTATGCAATTAAGGCAATGCAACCCGGAGACAGCCAGAAATGA